From Chryseobacterium shandongense, the proteins below share one genomic window:
- a CDS encoding heavy metal translocating P-type ATPase — MQYQYKILGMTCSGCQKKISEILNNLEGIKADVNLENNTATIISNKEIDLNILNEALKEAGNYRLENPVEPDKTFVKPQDRVSPSSVYYCPMECEGEKVYFQQGKRCPVCNMYLVPVEEKLAKDPNYKPAYSSSNLPENFKDHIGEYYCPMFCEGDTIYPEKGDCPVCNMHLEEITDELVKKSGTKNHHHSHQHDHQHHQHEPLKVTDAKAGKYYCPMFCEGDKVYDSNVGCPVCGMDLVKYPEKKTAQYTCPMHPEIIRNEPGDCPICGMDLVKIPEKEDDSEDETYKILKKKFITSLAFTVPVFILSMGGMFIDFPFSHQIQGIIELILTLPVIFYSGWFLMKRGWVSFKTLNLNMFSLIALGVAAAFVFSIVALIFPQIIPHEIRGTHHETPLYFEAVCVILTLVILGQLMEAAAHRKTGNAIRELMNLSPDEANIIIDGEEKRIPLSQIKIGDLLKVKPGEKIPVDGKITEGNSTIDESMITGEPVPVEKNVNDTVSSGTINGNQVFIMKAEKVGDDTLLSQIIRMVNEASRSKAPIQKLTDKVSKIFVPAVILVAVLTFILWQFFGPEGKNSLFAFVNAVAVLIVACPCALGLATPMSLMVGIGKGARNGILIKNAEALEQMNKVNVLITDKTGTLTEGKPSVEHIETISSDKDLMLKLAYALNQNSEHPLSNAVIKKAKEEKIIPEKVENFENISGKGVKGNINGKTVYVGNESLLTAHHISVPENLKKKAAVAQSRAHTVSYVAENESVLGFISFTDKIKENAKIAIQQLVSEGIEVIMLTGDNEHTAKAVADELGIKTFKANCHPEDKLNEVKILQQQGKIVAMTGDGINDSPALAQANIGIAMGTGTDVAMESAEITLLKGDISGVAKSRLLSEKLLKNIKENLFFAFIYNILGVPVAAGLLYPFFGILLSPMIAAAAMSVSSLSVILNSLRLNSVDLNSR; from the coding sequence ATGCAATATCAATATAAAATTCTCGGGATGACTTGCTCCGGTTGTCAGAAAAAAATTTCTGAAATACTAAACAACCTGGAAGGAATCAAAGCTGACGTCAATCTTGAAAATAATACAGCAACCATTATTTCCAATAAGGAAATTGATTTAAATATTTTAAATGAAGCCCTTAAAGAAGCCGGAAATTACAGGCTGGAAAACCCTGTCGAACCCGACAAGACTTTTGTAAAACCTCAGGATCGGGTTTCCCCGTCATCGGTGTATTATTGCCCGATGGAATGTGAAGGTGAAAAAGTATATTTCCAGCAGGGAAAAAGATGTCCGGTATGCAACATGTACCTCGTTCCTGTTGAAGAGAAATTAGCAAAAGATCCCAATTACAAACCTGCCTATTCTTCTTCGAATCTTCCTGAAAATTTTAAAGATCATATTGGAGAATATTATTGCCCGATGTTTTGCGAAGGCGATACAATTTATCCTGAAAAAGGAGACTGCCCGGTTTGCAACATGCATCTGGAAGAAATTACAGATGAGCTTGTTAAAAAATCAGGAACAAAAAACCATCATCATTCACACCAGCATGATCACCAACATCACCAACACGAACCGCTAAAAGTAACCGATGCAAAAGCCGGAAAATACTATTGTCCGATGTTTTGTGAAGGTGACAAAGTATACGATTCTAATGTTGGCTGTCCTGTCTGCGGGATGGATTTAGTGAAATATCCTGAAAAAAAGACGGCTCAATATACTTGTCCCATGCACCCCGAAATCATTCGGAATGAGCCGGGAGACTGCCCGATCTGTGGGATGGATTTGGTTAAAATTCCCGAAAAAGAAGACGACAGCGAAGATGAAACTTATAAAATTTTAAAGAAAAAATTTATCACTTCTTTGGCATTTACAGTTCCCGTTTTTATTCTTTCTATGGGAGGAATGTTTATTGATTTTCCCTTCTCCCATCAGATTCAGGGAATTATTGAATTGATTTTAACACTTCCTGTTATTTTTTACTCAGGATGGTTCCTTATGAAAAGAGGCTGGGTTTCATTTAAAACATTGAATTTAAATATGTTCAGCCTCATCGCACTGGGTGTTGCAGCTGCATTTGTTTTCAGTATCGTAGCATTGATTTTTCCTCAGATCATCCCTCATGAAATCCGTGGAACTCATCATGAAACACCTCTTTATTTTGAGGCGGTGTGTGTGATTTTAACGCTGGTCATTTTGGGACAGTTGATGGAAGCTGCAGCGCACAGAAAAACGGGAAATGCCATCAGAGAACTAATGAATCTTTCTCCCGACGAAGCCAATATTATTATTGACGGAGAAGAAAAAAGAATTCCGCTTTCACAGATTAAGATCGGTGATCTTTTGAAAGTAAAGCCGGGCGAAAAAATACCTGTTGACGGAAAAATCACAGAAGGAAATTCCACTATTGATGAAAGCATGATCACCGGCGAACCGGTTCCCGTTGAAAAAAATGTAAACGATACGGTATCTTCCGGAACCATTAATGGAAATCAGGTTTTTATCATGAAAGCTGAAAAGGTGGGTGATGACACCCTACTTTCCCAGATCATCAGAATGGTTAATGAAGCCAGCAGAAGCAAAGCCCCTATTCAGAAGCTTACCGATAAAGTTTCAAAAATATTTGTTCCGGCTGTTATTTTAGTGGCTGTTCTTACATTTATCCTCTGGCAGTTTTTCGGTCCCGAAGGAAAAAATAGCCTTTTTGCCTTTGTAAATGCTGTGGCGGTCCTAATCGTTGCCTGTCCGTGCGCTTTGGGTCTTGCGACGCCGATGTCCCTTATGGTGGGAATCGGTAAAGGTGCCAGAAACGGAATTTTAATAAAAAATGCCGAAGCACTCGAACAAATGAATAAGGTCAATGTTTTAATCACTGACAAAACAGGTACTTTAACAGAAGGAAAGCCCTCTGTAGAACATATTGAGACCATAAGTAGCGATAAAGATCTAATGCTGAAATTAGCGTATGCTTTAAATCAAAATTCAGAACATCCGTTATCCAATGCAGTGATAAAAAAAGCAAAAGAAGAAAAGATAATACCCGAAAAAGTTGAAAACTTTGAAAATATCTCCGGAAAAGGGGTAAAAGGAAATATTAATGGAAAAACAGTGTATGTAGGAAATGAAAGTCTTCTTACAGCACACCATATTTCAGTCCCTGAAAATCTTAAAAAGAAGGCAGCCGTAGCACAGTCGAGAGCACATACGGTCTCTTATGTTGCAGAAAATGAAAGTGTATTAGGCTTTATCAGTTTTACGGATAAAATAAAGGAAAATGCTAAAATAGCAATCCAGCAGTTGGTAAGTGAAGGAATCGAAGTAATTATGCTGACCGGAGATAATGAGCATACTGCAAAAGCTGTTGCCGATGAACTTGGAATTAAAACTTTCAAAGCCAACTGTCATCCTGAAGACAAGCTGAATGAAGTAAAAATACTACAGCAACAAGGAAAAATTGTAGCCATGACCGGTGACGGGATTAATGACTCCCCTGCACTTGCACAAGCCAATATCGGAATCGCCATGGGAACAGGAACCGATGTAGCCATGGAAAGCGCTGAAATTACCTTACTGAAGGGCGATATTTCAGGGGTGGCAAAATCAAGGCTGTTGAGCGAAAAGCTTTTGAAAAATATCAAAGAAAACCTGTTTTTTGCGTTTATCTATAATATTTTGGGAGTTCCGGTTGCGGCAGGATTATTGTATCCGTTTTTTGGAATACTGCTCTCTCCAATGATTGCGGCAGCGGCAATGAGTGTAAGCTCACTTTCTGTCATTTTAAATTCATTACGGTTGAATTCGGTTGATTTGAATAGTAGATAA
- a CDS encoding helix-turn-helix domain-containing protein, with product MKIYIKNMVCGRCITAVSDIFDKINVDVKSINLGEAETASEISEEKLLLLEKLLEETGFERIKDSSRQLVEKIKNLIITKIRELDIEEDFLLSEFLSNTLHKDYSALSKAFSQNENITLEQFFILQKIEKVKELLLYNEFTLTEIAGKLGYKSVQHLSSQFRSSTGFTPTEFKRLKVHNRKSLDQI from the coding sequence ATGAAAATTTATATAAAAAATATGGTATGCGGAAGATGCATTACTGCGGTATCCGATATTTTTGACAAAATCAATGTTGATGTTAAAAGCATCAACCTCGGTGAGGCGGAAACCGCATCTGAAATTTCGGAAGAAAAACTTCTTCTGCTGGAGAAACTTTTGGAAGAAACCGGCTTCGAAAGGATCAAAGATTCTTCCCGCCAACTGGTTGAAAAAATCAAAAACCTCATCATTACAAAAATCCGCGAACTGGATATTGAGGAGGATTTCCTTCTATCTGAGTTTCTAAGCAATACTCTTCATAAAGATTACAGCGCGCTCTCCAAAGCTTTTTCCCAAAACGAAAATATTACCCTGGAACAATTTTTCATCCTTCAAAAAATCGAAAAAGTGAAGGAATTACTTCTCTACAATGAGTTTACTCTAACAGAAATTGCCGGAAAACTGGGTTATAAAAGTGTGCAGCACTTATCATCACAGTTTAGAAGCAGTACCGGCTTTACCCCTACTGAGTTTAAGAGATTAAAAGTTCATAACAGAAAATCACTGGATCAGATTTAA
- a CDS encoding acyl-CoA thioesterase, whose translation MNYHTRKWVKPEDLNPNQSLFGGRLLQWIDEEAALYAVIQLENKKVVTKFISEINFVSSAKQGDIIEIGIEVSSFGSTSLTLRCDVRNKMTHQTIITVDKIVMVNLDENGNPAPHGKTKVEFVKDRLNKQNPE comes from the coding sequence ATGAACTATCATACCAGAAAATGGGTGAAACCTGAAGACCTAAATCCTAACCAGTCTTTATTCGGTGGAAGATTATTGCAGTGGATTGATGAAGAAGCGGCATTATATGCTGTCATTCAGCTTGAAAATAAAAAAGTAGTTACCAAATTTATCTCCGAAATTAATTTTGTAAGTTCTGCAAAACAGGGAGATATTATTGAAATCGGAATTGAAGTTTCTTCTTTCGGATCTACTTCTCTTACCCTGAGATGCGATGTTAGAAATAAAATGACTCATCAGACTATCATTACCGTTGATAAAATTGTAATGGTAAATCTTGACGAGAACGGAAATCCTGCGCCGCATGGCAAAACTAAAGTAGAGTTTGTAAAAGACAGGCTCAACAAGCAGAACCCAGAATGA